The following coding sequences lie in one Endomicrobiales bacterium genomic window:
- the hisC gene encoding histidinol-phosphate transaminase encodes MNIKKYIRPCCNSFEPYSAGRPIEQIKRELGLKKVVKLASNENPLGPSKRAILAMKNAASKAYFYPDSNSYELKNALSKKFKIPMPQILLGAGSDEIIELIAKTFFNPGDEIVVSESVFIRYKMVGNLMNCKVVSVPMKNYTHNLSAMFARVNRKTKAVFIVNPNNPTGTYNTKNEIEGFLSALYKKFGSAMPIVVIDEAYYEFANINKDYPQTLKLIEKYPQLIVLRTFSKIYALAGLRIGYGFTSQQVAGYIDRIRPPFNINTQANVAAIASLQDTLQVIKSIALVEKEKKRLYKFFDSLNIEYIPSAGNFILIKTAPKKGTKVFKELLKKGVIARAMDEYNLFEFLRVSIGLVAENTFFMKALKKVINK; translated from the coding sequence ATGAACATTAAAAAATACATAAGGCCGTGCTGTAATAGTTTTGAACCATACTCTGCAGGCAGGCCGATAGAACAAATTAAGCGTGAGCTTGGGCTTAAAAAAGTTGTAAAGCTTGCCTCAAACGAAAACCCGCTTGGGCCTTCAAAACGCGCGATATTGGCAATGAAAAATGCAGCAAGTAAAGCGTATTTTTATCCCGATTCAAACTCTTATGAGCTAAAAAACGCGCTAAGCAAAAAGTTTAAAATACCAATGCCGCAAATATTGCTTGGTGCCGGCTCAGACGAGATTATTGAACTTATCGCTAAAACTTTTTTTAACCCGGGTGATGAAATAGTTGTTTCAGAAAGTGTCTTTATAAGGTATAAAATGGTCGGCAACCTTATGAATTGCAAAGTTGTAAGCGTGCCAATGAAAAATTACACGCACAACTTAAGTGCAATGTTTGCCAGGGTAAATCGTAAAACAAAGGCTGTTTTTATTGTAAACCCAAATAACCCAACTGGCACATATAACACCAAAAATGAAATTGAAGGTTTTTTAAGCGCGCTTTATAAAAAGTTTGGCAGCGCAATGCCAATAGTCGTAATTGACGAGGCATATTATGAGTTTGCGAACATAAACAAAGATTATCCACAAACACTCAAGCTAATTGAAAAGTATCCTCAGCTTATTGTATTGCGCACATTTTCAAAAATATACGCTCTTGCGGGTTTGCGCATTGGTTACGGTTTTACTTCACAGCAAGTAGCGGGTTATATTGATAGAATCAGGCCGCCATTTAATATAAACACTCAGGCGAATGTTGCCGCAATTGCAAGTTTGCAAGACACTTTGCAAGTTATCAAAAGCATTGCGCTTGTAGAAAAGGAAAAGAAACGCCTCTATAAGTTTTTTGATTCTTTAAATATAGAGTATATACCTTCCGCCGGGAACTTTATACTTATAAAAACCGCTCCCAAAAAAGGAACGAAAGTTTTTAAAGAGTTGTTAAAAAAAGGCGTAATAGCGCGTGCCATGGATGAATATAATCTTTTTGAATTTTTGCGTGTAAGTATTGGTCTTGTTGCTGAGAACACATTCTTTATGAAAGCGCTTAAAAAGGTAATTAATAAATGA
- a CDS encoding 1-acyl-sn-glycerol-3-phosphate acyltransferase, giving the protein MAKVNGNGLLFRIGRFVYRSLFSTIWRAEVIGSENVPKTGGVIIAPNHLSLADPPLTGSYLSRPLFFMAKKELFKIPVFGKIISMVNAFPVARNKQDVGAFRTAIKLLKRGNALLIFPEGTRSRNGQIGNARSGIAMIAAAANVPVVPVRIINSNNILKLGRVKIVYGSAMLPPVFGQKGEYKKFAEQIIEEIKKL; this is encoded by the coding sequence ATGGCAAAAGTAAATGGTAATGGACTGCTTTTTAGAATTGGCAGGTTTGTATATCGTTCTTTGTTTTCAACAATTTGGCGCGCAGAAGTTATTGGCTCAGAGAATGTACCAAAAACTGGCGGAGTTATAATTGCACCAAACCATTTAAGCCTGGCTGATCCGCCCTTAACAGGTTCTTATTTAAGTCGGCCATTATTTTTTATGGCAAAAAAAGAGCTCTTTAAAATTCCTGTGTTTGGTAAGATAATTTCAATGGTAAATGCCTTCCCTGTTGCACGCAACAAGCAGGATGTTGGAGCTTTTAGAACAGCAATAAAGTTATTAAAAAGGGGTAACGCTTTGCTTATATTTCCGGAAGGAACCCGCTCAAGAAACGGCCAAATAGGGAATGCCCGCTCAGGTATAGCTATGATAGCCGCTGCCGCAAATGTGCCGGTTGTGCCGGTAAGAATAATAAACTCAAACAATATTTTAAAATTAGGCAGAGTGAAAATTGTTTATGGTAGCGCTATGTTGCCACCTGTGTTTGGGCAAAAAGGTGAATATAAAAAATTTGCAGAACAAATAATTGAAGAGATAAAAAAGCTTTGA
- a CDS encoding prephenate dehydrogenase/arogenate dehydrogenase family protein has product MKKIAIIGVGLIGGSLGMALKERHDGDFFVIGIGRDIKKLKLAKKLGALDEFSTEFSAASKADIVVICTPVNTIGVIVKNILPHIKENCVITDAGGVKELVINNVKKVLKENKSKINFVGSHPMAGKEKSGIRSATSKLFNGATVILTPELSNQKSLNLVRALWQSCGATVIEMPCKKHDEAVALVSHIPHIIAFSISELCGKKLKEIPELPLIAASSFRDITRVALSNPADWAVICNSNKSALNNALGNLLKILSHSHQALKAKDKLEKQFLVGHIAKKEFKSNKK; this is encoded by the coding sequence ATGAAAAAAATTGCAATAATCGGAGTTGGTTTAATAGGCGGTTCGCTGGGTATGGCGCTCAAAGAACGCCACGATGGAGATTTTTTTGTTATTGGCATCGGCAGAGATATAAAAAAACTCAAACTTGCAAAAAAACTTGGCGCATTAGATGAGTTTTCAACCGAATTTTCTGCCGCATCCAAAGCAGATATAGTTGTTATATGCACACCGGTAAATACAATCGGAGTGATTGTAAAAAACATTTTACCGCACATTAAAGAGAACTGTGTAATAACTGATGCCGGCGGCGTAAAAGAACTTGTAATTAATAATGTAAAAAAAGTTTTAAAAGAAAATAAATCAAAAATAAATTTTGTCGGCTCACACCCCATGGCTGGCAAAGAAAAAAGCGGCATAAGATCTGCAACTTCCAAACTTTTTAACGGTGCCACAGTTATTTTAACTCCTGAATTATCAAACCAAAAATCATTAAACCTTGTTCGTGCTCTTTGGCAAAGTTGTGGCGCAACCGTAATAGAAATGCCTTGCAAAAAGCACGATGAAGCTGTTGCGCTTGTAAGCCACATACCGCATATAATAGCGTTTTCCATTTCTGAACTATGCGGTAAAAAGTTAAAAGAAATTCCTGAGCTTCCATTAATTGCCGCCAGTTCTTTTAGAGATATTACCCGTGTGGCGCTTTCAAACCCTGCCGACTGGGCTGTTATATGCAATTCAAATAAATCCGCACTCAATAACGCACTTGGCAATTTATTAAAAATTCTCTCACACTCACATCAAGCTCTTAAAGCAAAAGATAAACTTGAAAAACAGTTTTTAGTAGGGCACATTGCAAAAAAAGAATTTAAGAGCAATAAGAAATGA
- the cbiQ gene encoding cobalt ECF transporter T component CbiQ: protein MQKKPKHSFIERSIMGALSFLKESVYADETAGLPGLMQARDPRIKVITVFLLVALLLFVKSTAVLFGFYVLCLVAAKLSHINMSFFLKRTWFFIPLFSLFIAIPALFSFVTPGNEVAGFSLGNYRIAVTQQGISGALLFVMRVITSVSLVILVALTTKHNELLKVLRAVKIPQLFVMVLGMCYRYIYLFVEMLEQTHTAVKSRVGTNVHHKRGRQIVTWNIASLWMRSYQLNNQVYNAMLSRGYRGEPKSMHEFSTSIGDWFWLAVVIVISAGIYVLLRPVRIFGI from the coding sequence TTGCAAAAAAAACCAAAACACAGTTTTATAGAGCGCTCTATAATGGGCGCTCTTTCTTTCCTGAAAGAGTCAGTTTATGCTGATGAAACCGCGGGGCTTCCCGGTCTTATGCAAGCGCGCGACCCAAGGATTAAGGTAATTACCGTTTTCCTGCTGGTTGCGTTGCTTTTGTTTGTTAAAAGTACAGCAGTTTTGTTTGGGTTTTATGTTCTTTGCCTTGTGGCGGCAAAATTGTCGCATATTAATATGAGTTTTTTTCTTAAGAGGACATGGTTTTTTATCCCATTGTTTTCGTTATTTATTGCTATACCGGCTCTTTTTAGTTTTGTTACTCCTGGTAATGAAGTTGCGGGTTTTTCATTAGGAAATTACAGAATTGCTGTTACGCAGCAAGGAATTTCTGGTGCATTGCTTTTTGTGATGCGGGTAATAACATCGGTGTCACTGGTTATTTTAGTTGCGCTTACCACAAAACACAACGAACTGCTGAAAGTCCTGCGTGCCGTAAAAATTCCGCAATTGTTTGTTATGGTTCTCGGTATGTGTTACCGCTATATTTATCTTTTTGTTGAAATGCTGGAGCAGACTCATACAGCGGTAAAAAGTCGGGTTGGTACGAATGTGCATCATAAACGAGGCCGCCAGATAGTTACCTGGAACATAGCCAGTTTATGGATGCGTTCTTATCAGCTTAACAACCAGGTGTATAATGCCATGCTTTCCCGCGGTTATCGCGGAGAACCAAAATCAATGCATGAATTTAGTACCTCTATTGGAGACTGGTTTTGGCTTGCGGTGGTGATAGTAATTTCTGCCGGAATTTATGTACTGCTACGGCCAGTAAGGATTTTTGGTATATGA
- a CDS encoding PDGLE domain-containing protein, which produces MKTITKLWIGIAILIVLSPLGLLLPDHFKAGTAWGEWGVDEIGKMTGYVPQGLAKLSELWKAPFPDYAFNGWEEKGIMHLSLAYIFSAVVGICIIAALAWLIGKLLTKKE; this is translated from the coding sequence ATGAAAACAATAACTAAACTTTGGATTGGAATAGCAATATTGATAGTTCTTTCACCTTTGGGGTTGCTTCTTCCTGACCACTTTAAAGCTGGGACAGCATGGGGTGAGTGGGGTGTTGATGAAATAGGCAAGATGACAGGATATGTACCTCAAGGGCTTGCGAAGCTTTCGGAGTTGTGGAAAGCCCCATTTCCAGATTATGCCTTTAACGGCTGGGAAGAAAAAGGTATAATGCACTTAAGCTTGGCTTATATATTCTCGGCGGTTGTTGGTATTTGCATTATCGCGGCACTTGCGTGGCTTATAGGAAAACTTCTTACAAAAAAGGAATAA
- the aroA gene encoding 3-phosphoshikimate 1-carboxyvinyltransferase yields MNSHWEFSRVKKLSGEISVPADKSITHRAIMFSSIANGVSRIENYLASGDCNATIRAFSSMDFSKLPCSEGMGVRIIEEGSTLEIHGVGLNGLIVPKTQIDAGNSGTTVRLLSGILAGQNFSSTMVGDASLSKRPMKRIIEPLSEMGAVFSLKENSHLPFTITGSKNLKAINYKSLISSAQVKSCILLAGLYANGVTTFSEPTKSRDHTERMLKARGAKLNVDGNTVSIEKTNELKAMDMVVPGDISSAAFFIVAGLIVPNSKITLKNVGINPTRDGILEILKKMGAKITLQNKRDVCGEPVVDILVESSELKAVEFGGEIIPRLIDEIPILALAATQAKGQTKIYGAQELRVKESDRIKTIASELTKMGADIEETEDGLIINGPTKLKGAKVESYNDHRIAMMLSIASLIADGKTYINDVVCVGTSYAKFRSDLDSIKGA; encoded by the coding sequence ATGAATTCACATTGGGAATTTTCTCGCGTAAAAAAACTTAGCGGTGAAATTAGCGTGCCTGCAGATAAGTCAATAACACATCGGGCGATAATGTTTTCAAGTATTGCAAACGGTGTGTCTCGTATAGAAAATTACCTTGCTTCAGGTGATTGCAACGCCACTATAAGGGCTTTTTCGTCAATGGATTTTTCAAAGCTCCCTTGTTCTGAAGGCATGGGTGTTCGCATAATTGAAGAAGGTAGTACTCTTGAAATTCATGGAGTTGGATTGAATGGGCTAATTGTCCCAAAAACCCAAATTGATGCCGGAAACTCTGGCACAACTGTTAGATTGTTAAGCGGAATACTTGCAGGTCAAAATTTTTCTTCAACAATGGTTGGAGATGCAAGTTTATCTAAACGGCCAATGAAGCGAATAATAGAGCCGTTGTCAGAAATGGGTGCTGTTTTTAGCCTGAAAGAAAATAGTCACCTACCATTTACAATAACCGGCTCAAAAAATTTAAAAGCAATAAATTATAAATCTCTTATTTCAAGCGCTCAGGTAAAATCGTGCATTTTGCTTGCAGGGCTTTATGCAAATGGTGTTACAACATTTAGCGAACCCACAAAGTCGCGTGATCATACCGAAAGAATGCTTAAAGCGCGCGGTGCAAAACTTAATGTTGATGGCAACACAGTTAGTATTGAAAAAACAAATGAACTAAAAGCAATGGATATGGTTGTTCCTGGCGATATATCTTCTGCCGCGTTTTTCATTGTAGCTGGTTTAATAGTTCCAAATTCAAAAATTACTTTAAAAAATGTTGGAATAAATCCAACAAGAGATGGCATACTTGAAATTTTAAAGAAAATGGGCGCAAAAATTACTTTGCAAAACAAGCGCGATGTTTGCGGCGAACCTGTGGTGGATATTTTAGTTGAAAGCTCAGAGCTTAAAGCGGTTGAATTTGGCGGCGAAATAATTCCACGGCTCATAGATGAAATACCAATTCTTGCGCTTGCCGCAACACAGGCAAAAGGGCAAACAAAGATATATGGTGCGCAGGAATTGCGTGTAAAAGAAAGCGACCGTATTAAAACCATTGCAAGCGAACTTACAAAAATGGGCGCGGATATAGAAGAAACAGAAGATGGTTTAATAATAAACGGACCTACAAAGCTAAAAGGTGCCAAAGTTGAAAGCTATAATGATCACAGAATTGCAATGATGCTTTCAATAGCGTCTTTAATTGCTGATGGCAAAACATATATAAACGATGTAGTATGTGTGGGCACATCTTACGCAAAGTTTCGAAGTGATTTGGATAGTATAAAAGGCGCTTAG
- the cbiM gene encoding cobalt transporter CbiM, producing MHIPDGYLGPVTSGFFYVVMLPIWAFASKIVKKTLKVKQVPLLAIGAAFSFVIMMFNVPIPGGSTGHAVGGVLIAILLGPWAACIAITVALVVQALMFGDGGITAIGANCFNMAFVLPFVGYYVYRIISGSSPINSNRRVIAAGIAAYIGINVAALIAGIEFGLQPLLHHTATGQTLYCPYGLRTAVTAMCSEHLLVFGLVEALVTALVIKYLQKQDPALLIGCEGN from the coding sequence ATGCATATCCCAGACGGATATTTAGGGCCGGTAACAAGCGGATTCTTTTATGTTGTAATGCTCCCAATTTGGGCTTTCGCTTCAAAAATAGTTAAGAAAACATTAAAAGTTAAGCAGGTGCCGCTTCTTGCAATAGGGGCAGCTTTCAGTTTTGTAATTATGATGTTTAATGTGCCTATTCCGGGTGGCAGTACAGGCCATGCGGTGGGTGGAGTACTGATTGCTATATTGCTAGGACCATGGGCGGCATGCATAGCTATTACCGTAGCGCTTGTTGTACAGGCACTTATGTTTGGCGATGGAGGTATAACCGCAATAGGGGCAAATTGTTTTAATATGGCCTTTGTGTTGCCATTTGTGGGTTATTATGTTTACCGAATAATAAGTGGAAGTTCGCCAATTAATTCCAATAGAAGAGTAATAGCTGCTGGTATAGCGGCATATATAGGAATAAATGTTGCGGCATTAATTGCCGGAATAGAGTTTGGGCTTCAACCACTTTTGCACCACACGGCAACTGGACAGACATTATACTGTCCGTATGGGCTTAGAACCGCTGTTACAGCTATGTGTTCTGAGCATTTGCTGGTTTTTGGCTTGGTAGAGGCATTGGTTACTGCATTGGTTATAAAATATTTACAGAAACAGGATCCGGCCCTTCTTATAGGGTGCGAGGGGAATTAA
- a CDS encoding 4-hydroxy-3-methylbut-2-enyl diphosphate reductase yields MKILIADKAGFCFGVRRAVSIAEESVAKRKEIYTFGPLIHNPQEIGRLESIGVKTLDKPNSKKGSVLVIRTHGIPDGLAEKIKAKGVKLVDATCPFVKRAQEVVKDLSDKGYQVIIAGDREHPEVKALTSYGGKFCRVVENAAEVKKIKLKDKIGVISQTTQDPYNFKEIVECIKKYSPNAKIHNTICRATIDRQESARKLARKVDLLIVVGGKNSGNTRRLYEIASEIVKTKWIETQNEIKPQWFVGVKTVGITAGASTPHWIIEEVKNKIVSKQDRRKRRQK; encoded by the coding sequence ATGAAAATATTAATTGCCGATAAAGCCGGTTTTTGTTTTGGGGTTCGCAGGGCTGTAAGTATTGCTGAAGAGTCGGTAGCAAAAAGAAAAGAAATTTATACTTTTGGGCCGCTAATTCACAACCCTCAGGAAATAGGTCGGCTGGAATCTATTGGTGTAAAAACACTTGATAAGCCAAACTCAAAAAAAGGAAGCGTGCTTGTTATAAGAACGCATGGTATTCCTGACGGTCTGGCTGAAAAGATAAAAGCAAAAGGTGTAAAACTTGTAGATGCCACTTGCCCGTTTGTTAAGAGAGCGCAAGAGGTTGTAAAAGACCTCTCCGATAAAGGGTATCAGGTTATTATTGCAGGTGATAGAGAGCATCCAGAAGTAAAAGCGCTAACATCTTACGGTGGAAAGTTTTGCAGGGTTGTTGAAAATGCTGCAGAAGTAAAAAAAATTAAACTAAAAGATAAAATTGGCGTAATAAGCCAAACAACGCAAGACCCATATAATTTTAAAGAAATTGTTGAGTGCATAAAAAAATATAGTCCAAACGCGAAAATACATAACACAATTTGCCGTGCCACTATCGACAGACAGGAAAGCGCAAGAAAATTGGCAAGAAAAGTTGATTTGCTTATAGTTGTTGGCGGTAAAAACTCGGGCAACACAAGGCGCCTTTATGAAATTGCTTCTGAAATAGTAAAAACTAAATGGATAGAAACGCAAAACGAAATAAAACCACAGTGGTTTGTTGGGGTAAAAACAGTTGGCATAACCGCGGGAGCCTCAACGCCGCATTGGATTATAGAAGAAGTCAAAAATAAAATAGTAAGTAAGCAAGACCGCAGAAAACGGAGGCAAAAATGA
- the rfaD gene encoding ADP-glyceromanno-heptose 6-epimerase: protein MIILTGGAGFIGSCFLWKLNQLGITDIMVVDNLDSSEKWKNLLGKKFSDYLQKEEFHKLLLSGKLPKAKKVIHIGACSSTTLCDGDYFIKNNFEFSKDLAKWSIKNKTNFFYASSAATYGDGLNGYDDEHSKVYNLRPLNVYGFSKQIFDLWILQNGLADKTTGFKFFNVFGPNEYHKGDMRSVVCKMFPDAKDKGVMRLFKSYKKEYSDGEQLRDFVYIKDVVEVMNFFFQNPSKTGIYNIGTGKARSWNDIANAVFGALNKTPKIEYVEMPENIKERYQYFTQANMDKVNAVGCKHKFMTLEESVRDYAKYLLNNTYL, encoded by the coding sequence ATGATTATTCTTACAGGCGGAGCTGGTTTTATAGGCAGTTGTTTTTTGTGGAAACTAAATCAGCTTGGTATTACCGATATTATGGTTGTTGATAACCTTGATTCCAGTGAAAAATGGAAAAACCTGCTTGGCAAAAAGTTTAGCGATTATTTACAAAAAGAAGAGTTTCATAAGCTTTTGCTTAGCGGCAAGTTGCCAAAGGCAAAAAAAGTTATTCATATAGGCGCTTGTAGTTCTACAACGCTTTGCGATGGTGATTACTTTATAAAAAACAATTTTGAATTTTCTAAAGATCTTGCAAAGTGGTCAATTAAAAACAAAACAAATTTTTTCTATGCGTCTTCCGCCGCAACTTATGGCGATGGTTTAAACGGCTACGATGATGAGCATAGCAAAGTTTATAATTTGCGGCCATTAAATGTTTATGGTTTTTCAAAGCAGATATTTGATTTGTGGATTTTACAAAACGGCTTGGCAGATAAAACAACGGGTTTTAAGTTCTTCAATGTGTTTGGTCCAAATGAATATCACAAAGGTGATATGAGAAGCGTTGTTTGCAAAATGTTCCCGGACGCAAAAGACAAAGGTGTTATGCGTCTTTTTAAATCGTATAAAAAGGAATACTCAGATGGCGAGCAACTGCGTGATTTTGTTTACATAAAAGATGTTGTTGAAGTTATGAATTTTTTCTTTCAAAACCCTTCTAAAACCGGTATTTACAACATAGGCACTGGCAAGGCCAGAAGTTGGAATGATATCGCTAATGCGGTCTTTGGTGCACTTAATAAAACGCCAAAAATTGAGTATGTAGAAATGCCCGAAAATATAAAAGAGCGGTATCAATACTTTACCCAGGCCAATATGGATAAAGTTAATGCAGTGGGATGTAAACATAAGTTTATGACTCTTGAAGAGTCGGTTAGGGATTACGCTAAGTATTTGCTTAATAACACTTACTTATAA
- the nikR gene encoding nickel-responsive transcriptional regulator NikR, whose amino-acid sequence MSKVRFGLSIDKKLAQDFDHLSKARKHSNRSKAIEDLMRQELLFSSVASLKGNIAGAFSMVYNHHRRDLVNKIIDIQHDAGDVIISSQHVHLDHNNCLEILVLKGNAELINKLTDTIRAQKGVTNCGLIIASHTSPAAKSSKHK is encoded by the coding sequence ATGTCAAAAGTAAGATTTGGGCTTTCAATTGATAAAAAATTAGCTCAAGATTTTGACCACTTAAGCAAAGCAAGGAAGCATTCAAACCGCTCAAAAGCCATAGAAGATTTAATGCGCCAAGAGTTGCTTTTCTCATCGGTTGCTTCGCTAAAAGGTAATATTGCCGGTGCTTTTAGCATGGTTTATAACCATCATAGAAGAGACCTTGTAAACAAAATTATTGATATTCAACACGATGCCGGTGATGTAATTATATCCTCGCAGCATGTGCACCTTGATCACAATAATTGCCTTGAAATTTTGGTTTTAAAAGGCAATGCCGAACTAATAAATAAACTCACCGACACAATAAGAGCCCAAAAAGGTGTAACAAATTGTGGGTTAATAATAGCATCGCACACCTCTCCAGCGGCAAAATCCTCAAAACACAAATAA
- a CDS encoding 3-deoxy-7-phosphoheptulonate synthase: MSFKYLRELPSPKDLISQMPLPQALLAKKKSIDKEVRDVFERKSQKFILIIGPCSADNEDALVDYCVRLAKVKEKVLDKLILIPRVYTNKPRTTGAGYKGMAHQPDPTEEPNMVNGITAIRKMHLRVIKESGFTAADEMLYPGNYPYLEDILSYVAIGARSVENQQHRLTVSGLDIPCGMKNPTSGDLTVMLNSVQAAQLSHTFAYNSWEVKTTGNELAHCILRGAVNQYGLTIPNYHYEDLQLLSQMYLKRTLENRAIIVDANHANSGKKFSEQPRICLEVMHSRRKSDQIHNMVKGLMIESYIEEGLRDASVEGYGKSITDACLGWADSEKLIYDIAEAL; the protein is encoded by the coding sequence ATGAGTTTCAAATATTTAAGAGAATTGCCATCACCAAAAGATTTAATTAGTCAGATGCCTTTGCCTCAGGCATTATTGGCCAAAAAGAAAAGCATAGATAAAGAAGTGCGAGATGTATTTGAGCGCAAAAGTCAGAAATTTATTTTGATAATTGGGCCGTGTTCTGCCGATAACGAAGATGCTTTGGTGGACTACTGTGTTCGTCTTGCAAAGGTTAAGGAAAAAGTATTAGACAAGCTCATTCTTATCCCGCGCGTTTACACAAACAAACCAAGAACAACCGGTGCGGGCTACAAGGGAATGGCCCATCAACCCGACCCAACAGAAGAACCCAATATGGTAAATGGCATAACAGCTATTAGAAAAATGCACTTACGAGTTATTAAAGAATCTGGCTTTACCGCGGCCGATGAAATGCTTTACCCGGGCAATTATCCGTACCTTGAAGATATTTTAAGTTATGTTGCAATAGGCGCAAGATCTGTTGAAAACCAACAACACCGCTTAACAGTTAGCGGGTTAGATATTCCTTGCGGAATGAAAAACCCGACCAGCGGCGACCTTACCGTAATGTTAAACTCTGTGCAAGCCGCGCAGTTGTCGCATACATTTGCCTATAACTCATGGGAAGTTAAAACTACTGGTAATGAACTTGCTCATTGCATACTCAGGGGAGCTGTAAACCAGTACGGTTTAACAATACCAAATTATCATTACGAAGATTTGCAGCTCTTAAGTCAAATGTACCTTAAAAGAACACTTGAAAACCGTGCGATAATAGTAGATGCAAACCATGCCAACTCAGGCAAAAAGTTTAGTGAACAACCCAGAATTTGTTTAGAAGTTATGCATAGCAGAAGAAAATCAGACCAAATCCATAATATGGTAAAAGGTTTAATGATTGAAAGTTACATTGAAGAGGGCTTAAGAGACGCATCAGTTGAGGGGTATGGCAAATCAATTACCGATGCCTGCCTTGGCTGGGCGGATTCCGAAAAACTTATTTACGATATTGCAGAAGCATTATAA
- the aroF gene encoding 3-deoxy-7-phosphoheptulonate synthase, whose translation MIITLKRGAAKKDVDAVINKIKKLKYLPHISKGKDVTIIGMIGERAEIYKEAFEALTAVEHISEIEKPYKLASRDFKKTNTIVKVGKLEIGSNKVVVMAGPCAVEAKGITIKAAQIVKACGASVLRGGAFKPRSSPYAFQGLGEKGLVILSQAKKQTGLAVVSEAMTIAEVSLVAKYCDIIQIGARNVQNYDLLKAAGKQRKPVLLKRGMATTIKEFLLSAEYILSQGNYNVMLCERGIRTFEDSTRFTLDLNAVPVLKKLTHLPIIVDPSHGIGIREHIPAMAKAALACGADGLIIEVHPNPQEALSDGPQSLTPQEFEALMNDLRVLAKAIGRSI comes from the coding sequence ATGATAATTACACTAAAGCGTGGTGCAGCAAAAAAAGATGTGGATGCGGTAATTAATAAAATAAAAAAGTTAAAGTACTTGCCGCATATTTCAAAAGGCAAAGATGTTACCATAATAGGTATGATTGGTGAACGCGCTGAAATATACAAAGAGGCCTTTGAAGCGCTTACAGCGGTTGAACACATAAGCGAAATAGAAAAGCCATATAAACTTGCCAGCCGCGACTTTAAAAAAACAAACACAATCGTTAAAGTTGGAAAGCTTGAAATTGGAAGCAATAAAGTTGTTGTAATGGCTGGCCCATGCGCGGTTGAAGCAAAAGGCATCACAATTAAGGCGGCACAAATTGTAAAAGCATGTGGTGCAAGCGTGTTGCGTGGTGGAGCATTTAAACCAAGGAGTTCGCCCTATGCTTTTCAGGGCCTTGGTGAAAAGGGTTTGGTAATTTTATCTCAAGCTAAAAAACAAACCGGCTTAGCAGTTGTAAGCGAGGCAATGACCATAGCTGAAGTTTCGCTTGTCGCAAAGTATTGCGATATAATTCAAATTGGCGCGCGTAATGTGCAAAATTATGATTTGCTAAAAGCCGCAGGCAAGCAAAGAAAACCTGTACTTTTAAAGCGCGGTATGGCAACAACCATAAAAGAATTTCTGCTTTCGGCCGAGTATATTCTCTCGCAGGGCAACTACAATGTAATGCTTTGTGAGCGCGGCATAAGAACATTTGAAGATTCAACCCGCTTTACGCTTGATTTAAATGCTGTGCCTGTGTTAAAAAAACTTACTCATTTGCCGATAATAGTTGACCCTTCGCACGGCATTGGTATAAGGGAACATATACCAGCAATGGCAAAGGCGGCTTTGGCTTGTGGTGCAGACGGGCTTATAATTGAAGTGCACCCAAACCCGCAAGAAGCACTCTCCGATGGGCCACAGAGTTTGACCCCACAAGAGTTTGAAGCTTTAATGAATGATTTAAGAGTGCTTGCAAAGGCCATTGGAAGAAGCATCTAA